Genomic segment of Elusimicrobiota bacterium:
TAACGCGGCCCATGTGGCGCTCTTCTTGAGTGCCCTCAAGGAAAAGCGCTACGATCTATTGGGCGAAGCCATGGGAGACCGGTTGCACCAGCCCTATCGGGCCGCTTTGGTCCCTGGTCTCATGGACGTGATCGCGGGGGCCCGAGCCGGGGGCGCTTACGGGGCCGCTCTTTCGGGCGCCGGTCCGACGGTGTTGGCCTTAACTTCAAAAGAAAAAGCGTCGAATGTCGCTCGGGCCATGGAACGGGTTTTTCGCGAGAAGGGCTCTCCCTCTCTTTCTCGGGTTCTAAGTTTAGAATTGCAAGGGGCGCGATTGTTTTAGAAAGAAATATGGAGTTTTTATGCCGACCGTTTTTCGAGAAAAAGGATTTCGATTTCATTTTTACAGCAACGAAAGTTTCGAACCGTGCCATATTCATATTTCTGGACATGGTGGGGAAGCGAAATTTTGGATTCCATCGTGTCAGTTGGTGTGGAGTCAAGGGCTAAATTCCCATGATTTGAGAGTTCTCATGAAAATATTGGGGGCTAAAAAATCTCTCATACAGGAGAAATGGAATGAACACTTCAACATTTAATTCGTCGGAATGGCCGGCCATTCTGTCTGTGTCATTCCCCAAAGATACCTTGCGTGTTTCCTTGAGTGATGGGCGCGTCGTTGAGGTCCCTTTGGCGTGGTTTCCTTCTTTAAGTCGGGCTTCCAAGAAGGAACTTCGTGATTGCAAAATTTCAGTTTCAGGGTATGGAATTCATTGGCCTTCTCTGGACGAAGATTTGAGCGTTTTTGGGTTTTTATATGCCCCTGCAAATCGTGTTCACAAAGCCGCCTGACATATCGTTTCGGGTGATTTAGTTCGTATAATCGTTATCGATAGAATGGGAGTTTGCACATGAGCCAGTTGGTTGTGATGAAATTCGGGGGGAGTTCTGTGGCGGACGCCGACCGCATGAAAGTGGTGGCCAGTCGGATCGTCGCCCGGAAGAAAGGGGGAAATCGTATCGTGGTGGTGGTGTCCGCCCCAGGAGATATGACCGATGATTTAATCGCGATGGCCGACAAAATTTCAGAGAATCCATCGGGTCGGGAAATGGACATGCTTTTGTCAACAGGTGAGCAGGTGTCCATTGCCCTCCTGTCGATGGCCATTAACGAAAAAGGGGTGCGGGCTGTTTCCCTGACTGGTCCCCAAGCGGGTATTTTTGCGGATGACACCCACTCCCGGGCGCGCATCACGCGCATTCAACCCAAAAAGGTTTTGAGCGAGTTGAAAAAGAAGAGTGTGGTTATTGTCGCGGGATTTCAAGGGTTGAACTCGAATGCGGATATCACCACGTTGGGACGGGGGGGGTCGGATCTAACGGCGGTGGCTTTAGCGGCCGCCCTCAAAGCCGA
This window contains:
- a CDS encoding DUF2442 domain-containing protein: MNTSTFNSSEWPAILSVSFPKDTLRVSLSDGRVVEVPLAWFPSLSRASKKELRDCKISVSGYGIHWPSLDEDLSVFGFLYAPANRVHKAA
- a CDS encoding DUF4160 domain-containing protein; this translates as MPTVFREKGFRFHFYSNESFEPCHIHISGHGGEAKFWIPSCQLVWSQGLNSHDLRVLMKILGAKKSLIQEKWNEHFNI